In Chiroxiphia lanceolata isolate bChiLan1 chromosome 9, bChiLan1.pri, whole genome shotgun sequence, one DNA window encodes the following:
- the PIF1 gene encoding ATP-dependent DNA helicase PIF1 isoform X2, which translates to MAAPAPRPAAWQRLTCGPRGRPLARSPSRLPLAAELNPPGAHWRRRTRRIQTAGGGAMEAAQLRCTAAVEEPLPGGCGPRRRVLRNATVLLGRNELRQPVLRVVGGSGAAAAVLSFALSGDAVRLFTRFAGEGRAAVRVGPGGAQVLLSDCPPDALRRFLRLLRLKVTAGSRGPARPPRLLERPPASFAVISPVQERDLLHNPVPRRGCGEGRGERPAEVPRAERRPPARLSAEQEAVLGAVRSGKSIFFTGCAGTGKSFLLKRIVGSLPPNVTYATASTGVAACHIGGTTLHAFAALLSSALPGIGSGKAPLEQCIQLAERPGVRQHWLACQHLIIDEISMVDGKFFDRLEAVARAVRKRDEPFGGIQLIICGDFLQLPPVCKPNEETKFCFQAKSWRKCIHINMELTEVRRQTDKTFVSLLSAIRLGRCTEEVTRQLMQTATNRSERDGILATRLCTHKDDVEITNERRLQQLSGEVHTFEALDSDPMLVKLIDAQCPVGGRVELKLGAQVMLAKNLDVSQGLVNGARGIVVGFESEEKGLPKVRFLCGVTQVIRMEKWVFKGPSGVHLSRQQLPLKLAWAISIHKSQGMSLDCVEISLSRVFESGQAYVALSRARSLAGLRVLDFDPKVVRADPSVLQFYRQLRRHQLLTQDSLHTSSDADEKENVKGS; encoded by the exons ATggccgcgccggccccgcgtCCCGCTGCCTGGCAACGCCTCACGTGcggcccgcggggccgcccATTGGCCCGCTCGCCTTCCCGCCTCCCATTGGCCGCCGAGTTAAATCCCCCGGGCGCTCATTGGCGGCGGCGCACGCGGCGCATTCAAACGGCCGGGGGGGGGGCGATGGAGGCGGCGCAGTTACGCTGCACGGCGGCCGTGGAGGAGCCGCTGCCGGGGGGCTGTGGCCCGCGCCGCCGCGTCCTGCGGAACGCCACCGTGCTGCTGGGCCGCAACGAGCTGCGCCAGCCCGTGCTGCGGGTGGTGGGCGGCAGCGGCGCGGCGGCCGCTGTGCTGAGCTTCGCGCTGAGCGGGGACGCCGTGCGGCTCTTCACGCGGTTCGCGGGCGAGGGGCGGGCGGCGGTGCGGGTGGGGCCGGGCGGCGCGCAAGTCCTGCTCTCCGACTGCCCCCCGGACGCCCTGCGCCGCTTCCTCCGCCTCCTGCGGCTCAAGGTGACCGCCGGGTCGCGGGGCCCGGCGCGCCCCCCGCGCCTGCTGGAGCGGCCGCCGGCGTCCTTCGCCGTGATCAGCCCGGTGCAGGAGCGGGACCTGCTGCACAACCCCGTTCCCCGCCGCGGCtgcggggaggggcggggggagcgccCCGCCGAG GTGCCCCGCGCCGAGAGGCGGCCCCCGGCGCGGCTGTCGGCGGAGCAGGAGGCGGTGCTGGGAGCCGTGCGGAGCGGGAAGAGCATCTTCTTCACCGGCTGCGCAG GGACTGGGAAGTCCTTCCTGCTGAAGAGAATCGTGGGCTCCCTCCCTCCGAACGTCACCTATGCCACAGCCAGCACGGGAGTGGCCGCTTGCCACATCGGTGGCACCACTCTCCATGCCTTTGCAG ctttgctttcttctgcccTGCCAGGGATCGGCTCTGGAAAGGCACCGCTGGAACAGTGCATTCAGCTGGCAGAGAGGCCAGGGGTGCGCCAGCACTGGCTGGCCTGCCAGCACCTGATCATCGATGAGATCTCAATGGTGGATGGAAAGTTCTTTGACAGGCTGGAGGCAGTGGCAAG GGCAGTCAGAAAACGAGATGAGCCTTTTGGAGGAATTCAGCTAATCATCTGTGGGGACTTCTTGCAGCTACCTCCAGTTTGCAAGCCTAATGAAGAAACCAAGTTCTGCTTTCAG GCAAAAAGCTGGAGGAAATGCATCCACATAAACATGGAGCTGACTGAAGTGCGGCGACAGACTGACAAGACCTTTGTCTCACTCCTGAGTGCAATCCGTTTAGGCAG GTGCACAGAGGAGGTTACCAGGCAGCTGATGCAGACGGCTACCAACAGGTCTGAGCGTGATGGGATCCTGGCTACACGGCTCTGCACCCATAAAGATGATGTTGAAATAACTAATGAGAGACGCTTGCAACAGCTATCAG GAGAAGTGCACACATTTGAGGCTTTGGATAGTGACCCAATGCTAGTGAAGTTAATTGATGCTCAGTGTCCTGTGGGTGGTAGAGTTGAGCTGAAGCTTGGAGCTCAG gtGATGCTAGCAAAGAATCTGGATGTGTCTCAAGGGCTGGTGAACGGGGCACGAGGCATTGTTGTAGGATTTGAAAGTGAAGAGAAGG GGCTGCCTAAGGTGAGGTTTCTCTGTGGGGTCACACAGGTCATAAGAATGGAGAAATGGGTCTTCAAAGGACCATCAGGAGTTCACCTGAGTCGTCAACAACTGCCTTTAAAATTGGCATGGGCCATTTCCATTCACAAGAGTCAG GGCATGTCTTTAGATTGTGTGGAAATCTCCCTGTCTCGTGTCTTCGAAAGTGGGCAGGCTTACGTAGCCCTCTCCCGAGCCCGTAGCCTTGCAGGTCTCCGTGTTCTGGATTTTGACCCAAAAGTAGTGAGAGCTGatccttctgtgctgcagttctATAGACAGCTGAGACGTCACCAGCTTTTAACCCAG GATTCACTACACACCTCTTCAGATGCTGATGAGAAGGAGAATGTGAAAGGCAGCTGA
- the PIF1 gene encoding ATP-dependent DNA helicase PIF1 isoform X1 has protein sequence MAAPAPRPAAWQRLTCGPRGRPLARSPSRLPLAAELNPPGAHWRRRTRRIQTAGGGAMEAAQLRCTAAVEEPLPGGCGPRRRVLRNATVLLGRNELRQPVLRVVGGSGAAAAVLSFALSGDAVRLFTRFAGEGRAAVRVGPGGAQVLLSDCPPDALRRFLRLLRLKVTAGSRGPARPPRLLERPPASFAVISPVQERDLLHNPVPRRGCGEGRGERPAEVPRAERRPPARLSAEQEAVLGAVRSGKSIFFTGCAGTGKSFLLKRIVGSLPPNVTYATASTGVAACHIGGTTLHAFAALLSSALPGIGSGKAPLEQCIQLAERPGVRQHWLACQHLIIDEISMVDGKFFDRLEAVARAVRKRDEPFGGIQLIICGDFLQLPPVCKPNEETKFCFQAKSWRKCIHINMELTEVRRQTDKTFVSLLSAIRLGRCTEEVTRQLMQTATNRSERDGILATRLCTHKDDVEITNERRLQQLSGEVHTFEALDSDPMLVKLIDAQCPVGGRVELKLGAQVMLAKNLDVSQGLVNGARGIVVGFESEEKGLPKVRFLCGVTQVIRMEKWVFKGPSGVHLSRQQLPLKLAWAISIHKSQGMSLDCVEISLSRVFESGQAYVALSRARSLAGLRVLDFDPKVVRADPSVLQFYRQLRRHQLLTQVKKNLMLAKPALCYQDERCWP, from the exons ATggccgcgccggccccgcgtCCCGCTGCCTGGCAACGCCTCACGTGcggcccgcggggccgcccATTGGCCCGCTCGCCTTCCCGCCTCCCATTGGCCGCCGAGTTAAATCCCCCGGGCGCTCATTGGCGGCGGCGCACGCGGCGCATTCAAACGGCCGGGGGGGGGGCGATGGAGGCGGCGCAGTTACGCTGCACGGCGGCCGTGGAGGAGCCGCTGCCGGGGGGCTGTGGCCCGCGCCGCCGCGTCCTGCGGAACGCCACCGTGCTGCTGGGCCGCAACGAGCTGCGCCAGCCCGTGCTGCGGGTGGTGGGCGGCAGCGGCGCGGCGGCCGCTGTGCTGAGCTTCGCGCTGAGCGGGGACGCCGTGCGGCTCTTCACGCGGTTCGCGGGCGAGGGGCGGGCGGCGGTGCGGGTGGGGCCGGGCGGCGCGCAAGTCCTGCTCTCCGACTGCCCCCCGGACGCCCTGCGCCGCTTCCTCCGCCTCCTGCGGCTCAAGGTGACCGCCGGGTCGCGGGGCCCGGCGCGCCCCCCGCGCCTGCTGGAGCGGCCGCCGGCGTCCTTCGCCGTGATCAGCCCGGTGCAGGAGCGGGACCTGCTGCACAACCCCGTTCCCCGCCGCGGCtgcggggaggggcggggggagcgccCCGCCGAG GTGCCCCGCGCCGAGAGGCGGCCCCCGGCGCGGCTGTCGGCGGAGCAGGAGGCGGTGCTGGGAGCCGTGCGGAGCGGGAAGAGCATCTTCTTCACCGGCTGCGCAG GGACTGGGAAGTCCTTCCTGCTGAAGAGAATCGTGGGCTCCCTCCCTCCGAACGTCACCTATGCCACAGCCAGCACGGGAGTGGCCGCTTGCCACATCGGTGGCACCACTCTCCATGCCTTTGCAG ctttgctttcttctgcccTGCCAGGGATCGGCTCTGGAAAGGCACCGCTGGAACAGTGCATTCAGCTGGCAGAGAGGCCAGGGGTGCGCCAGCACTGGCTGGCCTGCCAGCACCTGATCATCGATGAGATCTCAATGGTGGATGGAAAGTTCTTTGACAGGCTGGAGGCAGTGGCAAG GGCAGTCAGAAAACGAGATGAGCCTTTTGGAGGAATTCAGCTAATCATCTGTGGGGACTTCTTGCAGCTACCTCCAGTTTGCAAGCCTAATGAAGAAACCAAGTTCTGCTTTCAG GCAAAAAGCTGGAGGAAATGCATCCACATAAACATGGAGCTGACTGAAGTGCGGCGACAGACTGACAAGACCTTTGTCTCACTCCTGAGTGCAATCCGTTTAGGCAG GTGCACAGAGGAGGTTACCAGGCAGCTGATGCAGACGGCTACCAACAGGTCTGAGCGTGATGGGATCCTGGCTACACGGCTCTGCACCCATAAAGATGATGTTGAAATAACTAATGAGAGACGCTTGCAACAGCTATCAG GAGAAGTGCACACATTTGAGGCTTTGGATAGTGACCCAATGCTAGTGAAGTTAATTGATGCTCAGTGTCCTGTGGGTGGTAGAGTTGAGCTGAAGCTTGGAGCTCAG gtGATGCTAGCAAAGAATCTGGATGTGTCTCAAGGGCTGGTGAACGGGGCACGAGGCATTGTTGTAGGATTTGAAAGTGAAGAGAAGG GGCTGCCTAAGGTGAGGTTTCTCTGTGGGGTCACACAGGTCATAAGAATGGAGAAATGGGTCTTCAAAGGACCATCAGGAGTTCACCTGAGTCGTCAACAACTGCCTTTAAAATTGGCATGGGCCATTTCCATTCACAAGAGTCAG GGCATGTCTTTAGATTGTGTGGAAATCTCCCTGTCTCGTGTCTTCGAAAGTGGGCAGGCTTACGTAGCCCTCTCCCGAGCCCGTAGCCTTGCAGGTCTCCGTGTTCTGGATTTTGACCCAAAAGTAGTGAGAGCTGatccttctgtgctgcagttctATAGACAGCTGAGACGTCACCAGCTTTTAACCCAGGTAAAGAAAAACCTCATGCTAGCAAAGCCTGCTTTGTGCTACCAAGATGAGAGATGTTGGCCCTga
- the PIF1 gene encoding ATP-dependent DNA helicase PIF1 isoform X3, giving the protein MAAPAPRPAAWQRLTCGPRGRPLARSPSRLPLAAELNPPGAHWRRRTRRIQTAGGGAMEAAQLRCTAAVEEPLPGGCGPRRRVLRNATVLLGRNELRQPVLRVVGGSGAAAAVLSFALSGDAVRLFTRFAGEGRAAVRVGPGGAQVLLSDCPPDALRRFLRLLRLKVTAGSRGPARPPRLLERPPASFAVISPVQERDLLHNPVPRRGCGEGRGERPAEVPRAERRPPARLSAEQEAVLGAVRSGKSIFFTGCAGTGKSFLLKRIVGSLPPNVTYATASTGVAACHIGGTTLHAFAGIGSGKAPLEQCIQLAERPGVRQHWLACQHLIIDEISMVDGKFFDRLEAVARAVRKRDEPFGGIQLIICGDFLQLPPVCKPNEETKFCFQAKSWRKCIHINMELTEVRRQTDKTFVSLLSAIRLGRCTEEVTRQLMQTATNRSERDGILATRLCTHKDDVEITNERRLQQLSGEVHTFEALDSDPMLVKLIDAQCPVGGRVELKLGAQVMLAKNLDVSQGLVNGARGIVVGFESEEKGLPKVRFLCGVTQVIRMEKWVFKGPSGVHLSRQQLPLKLAWAISIHKSQGMSLDCVEISLSRVFESGQAYVALSRARSLAGLRVLDFDPKVVRADPSVLQFYRQLRRHQLLTQVKKNLMLAKPALCYQDERCWP; this is encoded by the exons ATggccgcgccggccccgcgtCCCGCTGCCTGGCAACGCCTCACGTGcggcccgcggggccgcccATTGGCCCGCTCGCCTTCCCGCCTCCCATTGGCCGCCGAGTTAAATCCCCCGGGCGCTCATTGGCGGCGGCGCACGCGGCGCATTCAAACGGCCGGGGGGGGGGCGATGGAGGCGGCGCAGTTACGCTGCACGGCGGCCGTGGAGGAGCCGCTGCCGGGGGGCTGTGGCCCGCGCCGCCGCGTCCTGCGGAACGCCACCGTGCTGCTGGGCCGCAACGAGCTGCGCCAGCCCGTGCTGCGGGTGGTGGGCGGCAGCGGCGCGGCGGCCGCTGTGCTGAGCTTCGCGCTGAGCGGGGACGCCGTGCGGCTCTTCACGCGGTTCGCGGGCGAGGGGCGGGCGGCGGTGCGGGTGGGGCCGGGCGGCGCGCAAGTCCTGCTCTCCGACTGCCCCCCGGACGCCCTGCGCCGCTTCCTCCGCCTCCTGCGGCTCAAGGTGACCGCCGGGTCGCGGGGCCCGGCGCGCCCCCCGCGCCTGCTGGAGCGGCCGCCGGCGTCCTTCGCCGTGATCAGCCCGGTGCAGGAGCGGGACCTGCTGCACAACCCCGTTCCCCGCCGCGGCtgcggggaggggcggggggagcgccCCGCCGAG GTGCCCCGCGCCGAGAGGCGGCCCCCGGCGCGGCTGTCGGCGGAGCAGGAGGCGGTGCTGGGAGCCGTGCGGAGCGGGAAGAGCATCTTCTTCACCGGCTGCGCAG GGACTGGGAAGTCCTTCCTGCTGAAGAGAATCGTGGGCTCCCTCCCTCCGAACGTCACCTATGCCACAGCCAGCACGGGAGTGGCCGCTTGCCACATCGGTGGCACCACTCTCCATGCCTTTGCAG GGATCGGCTCTGGAAAGGCACCGCTGGAACAGTGCATTCAGCTGGCAGAGAGGCCAGGGGTGCGCCAGCACTGGCTGGCCTGCCAGCACCTGATCATCGATGAGATCTCAATGGTGGATGGAAAGTTCTTTGACAGGCTGGAGGCAGTGGCAAG GGCAGTCAGAAAACGAGATGAGCCTTTTGGAGGAATTCAGCTAATCATCTGTGGGGACTTCTTGCAGCTACCTCCAGTTTGCAAGCCTAATGAAGAAACCAAGTTCTGCTTTCAG GCAAAAAGCTGGAGGAAATGCATCCACATAAACATGGAGCTGACTGAAGTGCGGCGACAGACTGACAAGACCTTTGTCTCACTCCTGAGTGCAATCCGTTTAGGCAG GTGCACAGAGGAGGTTACCAGGCAGCTGATGCAGACGGCTACCAACAGGTCTGAGCGTGATGGGATCCTGGCTACACGGCTCTGCACCCATAAAGATGATGTTGAAATAACTAATGAGAGACGCTTGCAACAGCTATCAG GAGAAGTGCACACATTTGAGGCTTTGGATAGTGACCCAATGCTAGTGAAGTTAATTGATGCTCAGTGTCCTGTGGGTGGTAGAGTTGAGCTGAAGCTTGGAGCTCAG gtGATGCTAGCAAAGAATCTGGATGTGTCTCAAGGGCTGGTGAACGGGGCACGAGGCATTGTTGTAGGATTTGAAAGTGAAGAGAAGG GGCTGCCTAAGGTGAGGTTTCTCTGTGGGGTCACACAGGTCATAAGAATGGAGAAATGGGTCTTCAAAGGACCATCAGGAGTTCACCTGAGTCGTCAACAACTGCCTTTAAAATTGGCATGGGCCATTTCCATTCACAAGAGTCAG GGCATGTCTTTAGATTGTGTGGAAATCTCCCTGTCTCGTGTCTTCGAAAGTGGGCAGGCTTACGTAGCCCTCTCCCGAGCCCGTAGCCTTGCAGGTCTCCGTGTTCTGGATTTTGACCCAAAAGTAGTGAGAGCTGatccttctgtgctgcagttctATAGACAGCTGAGACGTCACCAGCTTTTAACCCAGGTAAAGAAAAACCTCATGCTAGCAAAGCCTGCTTTGTGCTACCAAGATGAGAGATGTTGGCCCTga
- the PIF1 gene encoding ATP-dependent DNA helicase PIF1 isoform X4 — MAAPAPRPAAWQRLTCGPRGRPLARSPSRLPLAAELNPPGAHWRRRTRRIQTAGGGAMEAAQLRCTAAVEEPLPGGCGPRRRVLRNATVLLGRNELRQPVLRVVGGSGAAAAVLSFALSGDAVRLFTRFAGEGRAAVRVGPGGAQVLLSDCPPDALRRFLRLLRLKVTAGSRGPARPPRLLERPPASFAVISPVQERDLLHNPVPRRGCGEGRGERPAEVPRAERRPPARLSAEQEAVLGAVRSGKSIFFTGCAGTGKSFLLKRIVGSLPPNVTYATASTGVAACHIGGTTLHAFAGIGSGKAPLEQCIQLAERPGVRQHWLACQHLIIDEISMVDGKFFDRLEAVARAVRKRDEPFGGIQLIICGDFLQLPPVCKPNEETKFCFQAKSWRKCIHINMELTEVRRQTDKTFVSLLSAIRLGRCTEEVTRQLMQTATNRSERDGILATRLCTHKDDVEITNERRLQQLSGEVHTFEALDSDPMLVKLIDAQCPVGGRVELKLGAQVMLAKNLDVSQGLVNGARGIVVGFESEEKGLPKVRFLCGVTQVIRMEKWVFKGPSGVHLSRQQLPLKLAWAISIHKSQGMSLDCVEISLSRVFESGQAYVALSRARSLAGLRVLDFDPKVVRADPSVLQFYRQLRRHQLLTQDSLHTSSDADEKENVKGS, encoded by the exons ATggccgcgccggccccgcgtCCCGCTGCCTGGCAACGCCTCACGTGcggcccgcggggccgcccATTGGCCCGCTCGCCTTCCCGCCTCCCATTGGCCGCCGAGTTAAATCCCCCGGGCGCTCATTGGCGGCGGCGCACGCGGCGCATTCAAACGGCCGGGGGGGGGGCGATGGAGGCGGCGCAGTTACGCTGCACGGCGGCCGTGGAGGAGCCGCTGCCGGGGGGCTGTGGCCCGCGCCGCCGCGTCCTGCGGAACGCCACCGTGCTGCTGGGCCGCAACGAGCTGCGCCAGCCCGTGCTGCGGGTGGTGGGCGGCAGCGGCGCGGCGGCCGCTGTGCTGAGCTTCGCGCTGAGCGGGGACGCCGTGCGGCTCTTCACGCGGTTCGCGGGCGAGGGGCGGGCGGCGGTGCGGGTGGGGCCGGGCGGCGCGCAAGTCCTGCTCTCCGACTGCCCCCCGGACGCCCTGCGCCGCTTCCTCCGCCTCCTGCGGCTCAAGGTGACCGCCGGGTCGCGGGGCCCGGCGCGCCCCCCGCGCCTGCTGGAGCGGCCGCCGGCGTCCTTCGCCGTGATCAGCCCGGTGCAGGAGCGGGACCTGCTGCACAACCCCGTTCCCCGCCGCGGCtgcggggaggggcggggggagcgccCCGCCGAG GTGCCCCGCGCCGAGAGGCGGCCCCCGGCGCGGCTGTCGGCGGAGCAGGAGGCGGTGCTGGGAGCCGTGCGGAGCGGGAAGAGCATCTTCTTCACCGGCTGCGCAG GGACTGGGAAGTCCTTCCTGCTGAAGAGAATCGTGGGCTCCCTCCCTCCGAACGTCACCTATGCCACAGCCAGCACGGGAGTGGCCGCTTGCCACATCGGTGGCACCACTCTCCATGCCTTTGCAG GGATCGGCTCTGGAAAGGCACCGCTGGAACAGTGCATTCAGCTGGCAGAGAGGCCAGGGGTGCGCCAGCACTGGCTGGCCTGCCAGCACCTGATCATCGATGAGATCTCAATGGTGGATGGAAAGTTCTTTGACAGGCTGGAGGCAGTGGCAAG GGCAGTCAGAAAACGAGATGAGCCTTTTGGAGGAATTCAGCTAATCATCTGTGGGGACTTCTTGCAGCTACCTCCAGTTTGCAAGCCTAATGAAGAAACCAAGTTCTGCTTTCAG GCAAAAAGCTGGAGGAAATGCATCCACATAAACATGGAGCTGACTGAAGTGCGGCGACAGACTGACAAGACCTTTGTCTCACTCCTGAGTGCAATCCGTTTAGGCAG GTGCACAGAGGAGGTTACCAGGCAGCTGATGCAGACGGCTACCAACAGGTCTGAGCGTGATGGGATCCTGGCTACACGGCTCTGCACCCATAAAGATGATGTTGAAATAACTAATGAGAGACGCTTGCAACAGCTATCAG GAGAAGTGCACACATTTGAGGCTTTGGATAGTGACCCAATGCTAGTGAAGTTAATTGATGCTCAGTGTCCTGTGGGTGGTAGAGTTGAGCTGAAGCTTGGAGCTCAG gtGATGCTAGCAAAGAATCTGGATGTGTCTCAAGGGCTGGTGAACGGGGCACGAGGCATTGTTGTAGGATTTGAAAGTGAAGAGAAGG GGCTGCCTAAGGTGAGGTTTCTCTGTGGGGTCACACAGGTCATAAGAATGGAGAAATGGGTCTTCAAAGGACCATCAGGAGTTCACCTGAGTCGTCAACAACTGCCTTTAAAATTGGCATGGGCCATTTCCATTCACAAGAGTCAG GGCATGTCTTTAGATTGTGTGGAAATCTCCCTGTCTCGTGTCTTCGAAAGTGGGCAGGCTTACGTAGCCCTCTCCCGAGCCCGTAGCCTTGCAGGTCTCCGTGTTCTGGATTTTGACCCAAAAGTAGTGAGAGCTGatccttctgtgctgcagttctATAGACAGCTGAGACGTCACCAGCTTTTAACCCAG GATTCACTACACACCTCTTCAGATGCTGATGAGAAGGAGAATGTGAAAGGCAGCTGA
- the FAM183A gene encoding protein FAM183A, which yields MAARGGQRERPDAVQLDRLLSERVHKEMRHQRLYTQYTVNPLQPVYTVTRKPMSWHDNIDEPTDDEFLKLFHRAALQPRQKYSEPQTESQEIGWNTTPLIPVDRNDCRLHFPRRKTEFTT from the exons ATGGCCGCCCGCGGCGGGCAGCGGGAGCGGCCGGACGCGGTGCAGCTGGACCGGCTCCTGAGCGAGCGGGTGCACAAGGAGATGCGGCACCAGAGGCTCTACACGCAGTACACTGTGAACCCGCTCCAACCCG TTTACACAGTCACCAGGAAGCCAATGTCTTGGCATGACAATATAGACGAGCCAACAGATG ATGAGTTCCTGAAACTTTTTCATCGCGCTGCACTGCAGCCaagacagaaatattcagaGCCGCAAACTGAAAGCCAAGAAATTGGCTGGAATACAACACCTCTG attCCTGTGGACCGTAATGATTGCAGACTCCACTTCCCACGCCGGAAAACCGAGTTCACTACATAA
- the PIF1 gene encoding ATP-dependent DNA helicase PIF1 isoform X5 — MAAPAPRPAAWQRLTCGPRGRPLARSPSRLPLAAELNPPGAHWRRRTRRIQTAGGGAMEAAQLRCTAAVEEPLPGGCGPRRRVLRNATVLLGRNELRQPVLRVVGGSGAAAAVLSFALSGDAVRLFTRFAGEGRAAVRVGPGGAQVLLSDCPPDALRRFLRLLRLKVTAGSRGPARPPRLLERPPASFAVISPVQERDLLHNPVPRRGCGEGRGERPAEVPRAERRPPARLSAEQEAVLGAVRSGKSIFFTGCAGTGKSFLLKRIVGSLPPNVTYATASTGVAACHIGGTTLHAFAALLSSALPGIGSGKAPLEQCIQLAERPGVRQHWLACQHLIIDEISMVDGKFFDRLEAVARAVRKRDEPFGGIQLIICGDFLQLPPVCKPNEETKFCFQAKSWRKCIHINMELTEVRRQTDKTFVSLLSAIRLGRCTEEVTRQLMQTATNRSERDGILATRLCTHKDDVEITNERRLQQLSGEVHTFEALDSDPMLVKLIDAQCPVGGRVELKLGAQVMLAKNLDVSQGLVNGARGIVVGFESEEKGLPKVRFLCGVTQVIRMEKWVFKGPSGVHLSRQQLPLKLAWAISIHKSQKLSEKKEETGVQL, encoded by the exons ATggccgcgccggccccgcgtCCCGCTGCCTGGCAACGCCTCACGTGcggcccgcggggccgcccATTGGCCCGCTCGCCTTCCCGCCTCCCATTGGCCGCCGAGTTAAATCCCCCGGGCGCTCATTGGCGGCGGCGCACGCGGCGCATTCAAACGGCCGGGGGGGGGGCGATGGAGGCGGCGCAGTTACGCTGCACGGCGGCCGTGGAGGAGCCGCTGCCGGGGGGCTGTGGCCCGCGCCGCCGCGTCCTGCGGAACGCCACCGTGCTGCTGGGCCGCAACGAGCTGCGCCAGCCCGTGCTGCGGGTGGTGGGCGGCAGCGGCGCGGCGGCCGCTGTGCTGAGCTTCGCGCTGAGCGGGGACGCCGTGCGGCTCTTCACGCGGTTCGCGGGCGAGGGGCGGGCGGCGGTGCGGGTGGGGCCGGGCGGCGCGCAAGTCCTGCTCTCCGACTGCCCCCCGGACGCCCTGCGCCGCTTCCTCCGCCTCCTGCGGCTCAAGGTGACCGCCGGGTCGCGGGGCCCGGCGCGCCCCCCGCGCCTGCTGGAGCGGCCGCCGGCGTCCTTCGCCGTGATCAGCCCGGTGCAGGAGCGGGACCTGCTGCACAACCCCGTTCCCCGCCGCGGCtgcggggaggggcggggggagcgccCCGCCGAG GTGCCCCGCGCCGAGAGGCGGCCCCCGGCGCGGCTGTCGGCGGAGCAGGAGGCGGTGCTGGGAGCCGTGCGGAGCGGGAAGAGCATCTTCTTCACCGGCTGCGCAG GGACTGGGAAGTCCTTCCTGCTGAAGAGAATCGTGGGCTCCCTCCCTCCGAACGTCACCTATGCCACAGCCAGCACGGGAGTGGCCGCTTGCCACATCGGTGGCACCACTCTCCATGCCTTTGCAG ctttgctttcttctgcccTGCCAGGGATCGGCTCTGGAAAGGCACCGCTGGAACAGTGCATTCAGCTGGCAGAGAGGCCAGGGGTGCGCCAGCACTGGCTGGCCTGCCAGCACCTGATCATCGATGAGATCTCAATGGTGGATGGAAAGTTCTTTGACAGGCTGGAGGCAGTGGCAAG GGCAGTCAGAAAACGAGATGAGCCTTTTGGAGGAATTCAGCTAATCATCTGTGGGGACTTCTTGCAGCTACCTCCAGTTTGCAAGCCTAATGAAGAAACCAAGTTCTGCTTTCAG GCAAAAAGCTGGAGGAAATGCATCCACATAAACATGGAGCTGACTGAAGTGCGGCGACAGACTGACAAGACCTTTGTCTCACTCCTGAGTGCAATCCGTTTAGGCAG GTGCACAGAGGAGGTTACCAGGCAGCTGATGCAGACGGCTACCAACAGGTCTGAGCGTGATGGGATCCTGGCTACACGGCTCTGCACCCATAAAGATGATGTTGAAATAACTAATGAGAGACGCTTGCAACAGCTATCAG GAGAAGTGCACACATTTGAGGCTTTGGATAGTGACCCAATGCTAGTGAAGTTAATTGATGCTCAGTGTCCTGTGGGTGGTAGAGTTGAGCTGAAGCTTGGAGCTCAG gtGATGCTAGCAAAGAATCTGGATGTGTCTCAAGGGCTGGTGAACGGGGCACGAGGCATTGTTGTAGGATTTGAAAGTGAAGAGAAGG GGCTGCCTAAGGTGAGGTTTCTCTGTGGGGTCACACAGGTCATAAGAATGGAGAAATGGGTCTTCAAAGGACCATCAGGAGTTCACCTGAGTCGTCAACAACTGCCTTTAAAATTGGCATGGGCCATTTCCATTCACAAGAGTCAG AAGctgtcagagaagaaagaagagactgGAGTGCAACTTTGA